The following DNA comes from Dehalococcoidia bacterium.
GCAGCGCCGCATGGCGCGCCGGTGGATGACGATCCGCGCGATCTTCTACGACGCAGGGCACACGCTCGTCAGGCCGCGACCGGACTTCGGCGAAGTGTGGGACTTTCTCGCGCACCAACTCGGCATCGATATCGCCATGGAACATCGCGGTGACTTCCCGGATGTCGGCGCATTCTTCTACAGCCGCCTCGGCGCCGATGGTCTGGGCTCGTACGCCTCCGACGCGGCGGCGCGCAGCTTCTGGTCCGAGTACTACGCGTTCGCATTGCGCGATATCGTCGGCGATCTCTCGCGCGATGAGGTGATCGCGGCCGGCGAGTCGCTGTACGACTGGTACAAGGACCCGCTGCAGTGGCAGCCGTTCCCGGAGGTGCTCGACACGCTTGCCCGCGTGAAGGAGCGCGGCCTGATCCAGGGGGTCGTGTCGGACTGGGGCAGCGACCTCCTGCCGATCCTGCACGCGCACGAGATCACGATCATGATGGACTTCGTCGTGGCGTCGGCGGTCGTGGGCTCTTCGAAGCCTCACCGCGAGATCTTCATGTATGCGCTGGGCCGCGCGGGCGTGCGCCCCGAAGAGACGATCTACGTCGGCGACTCCTACCTGGCCGACGTGCTGGGCTCGCGCGGCGCCGGCCTCCACCCCGTCCTGATCGACCGCGACGGCAAGGCGCCCAAGATCGATGCGCCAGTAGTCACTTCGCTGCTGGATCTCCTGGACGTAGCAGACACGCTGAGCGCGGCCTCGTAGGGCGCCGGCGGCATGGCGGGGCCCTCCACAAGCAGCGCACACGAGCCTTCACGGCAGTTGACGTAAGTCTGCTGGCGCGTCACGACGGGTCCGCCGGGCCGATCAGCGGGTACATAAGGGCGCCACATAAAATCTCCGAATATTGACCGGTTATGCGTTTTGCTAACGGCTTATCGCCTTTACAATGCCCCTCGTCCTGGTGGTTGATGTGGTGCCCCCCGCCACATATCGTTTTTGAACTGAACAACTGAATAACCGTGAAGTACCCGATAACCGTGACCGCGGACGGGTTCGTCCTGCGCCGGCCACGGATCTCCGTGTCTCTGATCGTCAGCGACACGTGGCGATTCGTCCTCCGGCACTGGGGCATCCTTGCCGCCGTCGCCATCACATTCATCGTCCACGCGCCGACGCTCCGTTACTTCTTCGACGGGGATGATTTCGTCGTGCTCGGCAGCATCAACCACGACGGCACGGGCAATTACCTCAAGCACACACTGCTCATGCAGGACATCGTCCCGAACTGGCGACCGCTGACGGGACTGATCTACGCCGCCGAATGGCAACTCTTCGGCATGGACGCGCGCGGCTGGCGTGCGGTCAACCTCTCGCTGCACCTCGCATCGCTCGTCGTGCTGTACGCGCTGATGCTGCGCGTCACCCACCGCCCGATGATCGGCGCGGTGGCGGCGGTGATCTTTGGCGTCTCCGGCGCCCACTTCGACACCGTGACGTACATCACCGCGCTGCCGCACGTGCTGGCGACGGCGCTCGTGCTCGGTTCGCTGCTCGCCATCATCTCGTACGTGCAGGACGGCGAGCGCACCGCCTGGGCATACTGGCTATCGTTCGGGCTCTTTGCGCTCGCATTCCTCGCCAACGAAGGACACTTCGTCTACGCGCCGCTGATCGCCGGCGCCTACGCGCTCTATGCGCGGCGCTGGCACAACGCGCCGCTGCGGCTGGTGCTCCACGCGCTGCCGTTCGCGATCGTCGCGGGCGGCTGGAGCGTGTACTACCAGTTCTGGGCCAGCGACCAGATCAAGTTCGAAGGCTACTACTGGGGCGAACACGTCATCACGAACTACGCCGTCTACCTTTCATGGCTCGTCGTCCCGATCAAGAGCATCCCCCACGATCCCAGCGGCATGCGATGGATCGTCGCCGGCGTGGTGATCGCGTTCGGCGCGTTCTTCGTCATCTGCGGCCCGAACATCGCACGCGTCGCGGTCGCCGGCGTGGCGCTGGCGCTGCTGCCGTACGTGCCGGTCGAGATCTGGACGGCGTCGCGTTACAGCTACTCCGCGGTGGCCTTCTTCGCGCCGCTCATCGCCATCGCTGGATACTACGTCTTCGACCGCGTGCGCTCCGTACACCGGGTCGCGCGCGCACCGGCGGCGATGCTCGCGCTGATCGCCGTCGCGACCGTCGCCTCGTTATACGGATGGCAGACGTACGCGCAGGACCGCCGCTCCGGAATCGCGACCGACCGCTGGCAACTGCTCGTGAACGAACTGCAGGCGAACTACGCGACGGTGCCGCCGGGCACGACGATCTACATCATCGACGGGCCCTGGACGAACCCGATGGAGCAATACACCTGGGTGCCCTCCGTCGCGCGCGCCCTCTACGGCGATGCGGCGGCGTTCAACCTGCCGCGCGCCGTCTTCGTCTCCGAGCCGCCCGCCGACTTCGACAACAAGCTGGTGCTCGAGTGGACGGACGACGGGCTGCGCCCCGTCAGCGCACAGCAGGTGCTGGCCCAGCAGTAACCTGCCGATACTTCACCGATATCAGCGGGACGACGCGAACCTGAGGCGTGTCTGCCCGCTGACTCGCTTTTCGCGGCTCTACCGCATCCCGCACCCAGCGTCCCGCCTCCCGCGTCCCGCGTCCTTCAGCGCCCCTTGCGTCTCTGAGCCAACCAGCGCAATCTTCGAGGAGAAGGCACGCACGAACAGGAGGCCGCCGTGGTCGTATCGACGCTCAAGCGCACCATGACCGTGCGCGAAGCCGGCGAGTTCGCGAAGCGCCAGCAGGCGCTCGAAACGCGCATCGCGCCGCTCATGCAGAAGCAGCCGGGCTTCGTATCGCGCGAGATGCGACGCGACGGCGACGCCGGCGGCATGGTCGAAGTGACGACGTGGGAGACCGACGCCGACTGCCGCAATTACCTGCGCAACGGCGGCGCTGCCATGGCCGCGACGCTCCTCGATGCGTTCTTCCCCACCGCGCCCTATCCCGACGGTAACTGGCTGCGCGAGAACGTCGAGCAGTGATGGCGCGATGACGCAGGCACCAGCATCGCAGGCGCCCGCCGACAACCCGTTCGAGAACGCCATCGAGCAGTTCAACGATGCCGCGGAGCGCCTCGGCGTCGACGAGGGGCTGCGCGAGATCCTGCGCCACTGCCAGCGCGAATTCACCGTGAACTTCCCGGTCGTCATGGACGACGGCTCGATTCGCGTGTTCACCGGCTACCGCATCCACCACAACGAAGCGCGCGGCCCCGTCAAGGGCGGGCTGCGCTACAGCACCAACGTATCGCTCGATGAGGTGCGTGCGCTCGCGATGTGGATGACGTGGAAGTGCGCCGTCGCCGGCCTGCCGTACGGCGGCGCCAAGGGCGGCGTCATCGTCGACCCGAAGTCGCTCAGCCGCCGCGAACTCGAAAAGCTCACGCGACGCTTCGCCGCCGAGATCGGCCTGCTCATCGGCCCGGACGAAGACGTGCCGGCGCCCGACATGGGCACCGACCAGCAGGTCATGGCGTGGATCATGGACACCTACAGCATGATGCACGGCCATTCGACCCCCGCCGTCGTCACGGGCAAGCCGGTTACGATCGGCGGCAGCAGCGGCCGCTTGGAGGCGACCGGCCGCGGCGTGCTCTTCGTGACGCAGGAAGCGTGCCGCCATCGCGACGTGGCGCTCGAAGGCGCGACGGTCGCCGTGCAGGGCTTCGGGAACGTCGGCAGCGTCAGCGCGCGTCTCCTCCACGAAGCCGGAGCGAAGGTCGTCGCGATCAGCGATACCAACGGCGCCATCTACGATCCGGCGGGGCTCGACATCAGCGCGACCCTCGCGTCGACGCGCGAGCATGGTCTGATCCCACCGGGTCATGCCGGCCAGCACGTCACGAACGAGGAGATGCTCGAACTGCCCGTCGACCTGCTCGTCCCGGCCGCCCTCGAAGGCCAGATCCACGGCCGCAACGCCGCCCGCATCCAGGCGAAGATGATCGTCGAAGGCGCCAACGGCCCGACGACGCCGGAGGCCGACCGCATCCTCAACCAGCGCGGCGTCTTCGTCGTGCCCGACATCCTGGCGAACGCCGGCGGCGTCATCGTGTCGTATTTCGAGTGGGTGCAGGACCTGCAGTCATTCTTCTGGGAAGAGCAGGAAGTCGTGCTGCGCCTGGAGAAGATCATCAAGCGCGCCTACAAGGAAGTCGCCGACCTGCAAGAAGCGCACGGCGTCACCATGCGCGAAGCCGCGTACATGCTCGCCGTGCAGCGCGTCGTCGATGCGACGACCGTACGCGGAATCTTTCCGTAGCTCACTTCACATGAACCGCGCTCCGATCGCCACTCCGCGATCGTAGGGACGTAGCTTTAGCTGCGTCCGAGCCCCGCGCGTCAGCGCGACATTCACATGACCCGCATGCCCATCGCCACCCGCGATCGTAGGGACGTAGCTTTAGCTGCGTCCGAGCCCCGCGCGTCAGTGCGACATTCACATGACCCGCACGCCCATCGCCACCCCGCGATCGTAGGGACGTAGCTTTAGCTGCGTCCGAGTGCGCGCTGGCGCGACACCTCCCACCGACGACCCCGCCCCTACGGCGGCCCCACGGATCTCCCGTCTTCCACCGCCGGCAACACGTACGCGTAGAACTCGATCTTGCCGTCGCGCGTTGCTTCGACGGCACGTCCGCCCGGGTAGCGCGCTTCGATCTGGGGCAGCAAGTCGAAGTACGGCTCCAGCAGCACGAACACCGCCTCGCGGCCACGGTCGATGTCCTCGATCGACGCCTCCGCGTTGCTGAACTCGAACGATCGGTCCTCACCCTCCGCGTCCGGAGCCAGGTACTGCCGCGTCTCCTGGCTGAGCGGCGCGCGATCGCTGTAGAGGTAGAAGTACGCGTCGTCCCCAAAGCCGTCCATGAACGTCGACACCGTGGTGAACTCCGAGAAGTAGATCTCGCGCACGAACGGATGCTCGCGCCACGTCCAGAAGTAGTCACGCACCGTCGTCGCGGTCAGCACGGCCAACACCACGGCGACCGAGCCGAACGCGATCGTCCGCCGGCGGCGATCATCAAGACCAGCGCGCCACACTGCGGCGAGCGGCAGCGCGGCGATCAGCATCACGAACGGCGCCGCCGCGACGGGCTGTCGCATGATCGAGCCGTTTTGCGTCACGGCCGGAAGCGGGATGATCAGCGCGCAGCACAGCGCGGCGATCACCACAGGGTCGCGGCGATGACGCCACGCGAACAGCAGCCCTGCGACGATCAAAATGAGCGTCAGCGGGTCAAACACCGGCCTGATCCCGTTCGCGTCGACGATGTCCCAGTCGGCGTCGTGGGTGTAGGTGCGAAAAAACGTCCACGCCTGCTCGCCCGTCAGCCGAATCTTGCCGGCGAACGAGGCGTCATCCCACTCCGCCGACCTCGCGACGCCGACCTCCTGGTAGTTGTCGATGTGCTTCCAGTAGTACGCGTCGGGGTTCGAGAGATAGATGAACATCGGCAGCGCGACGACGAACGCCGCGGCGCCGAACGCCAGCGTCGAACCCAGCCACCACCTGCGGTCATCGCGATTCCGCCAGTCGATCAGCCACATGATGCCGATGAACACAAGCACCGCGACGACGGCGATCGGATAGATGTTGTACGTGTAGATGCCCAGCCCGAGCAGCACCCCTCCCGCGACGAACCACCACCGCTGCTTCGTG
Coding sequences within:
- a CDS encoding Glu/Leu/Phe/Val dehydrogenase; this translates as MTQAPASQAPADNPFENAIEQFNDAAERLGVDEGLREILRHCQREFTVNFPVVMDDGSIRVFTGYRIHHNEARGPVKGGLRYSTNVSLDEVRALAMWMTWKCAVAGLPYGGAKGGVIVDPKSLSRRELEKLTRRFAAEIGLLIGPDEDVPAPDMGTDQQVMAWIMDTYSMMHGHSTPAVVTGKPVTIGGSSGRLEATGRGVLFVTQEACRHRDVALEGATVAVQGFGNVGSVSARLLHEAGAKVVAISDTNGAIYDPAGLDISATLASTREHGLIPPGHAGQHVTNEEMLELPVDLLVPAALEGQIHGRNAARIQAKMIVEGANGPTTPEADRILNQRGVFVVPDILANAGGVIVSYFEWVQDLQSFFWEEQEVVLRLEKIIKRAYKEVADLQEAHGVTMREAAYMLAVQRVVDATTVRGIFP
- a CDS encoding HAD family hydrolase: MARRWMTIRAIFYDAGHTLVRPRPDFGEVWDFLAHQLGIDIAMEHRGDFPDVGAFFYSRLGADGLGSYASDAAARSFWSEYYAFALRDIVGDLSRDEVIAAGESLYDWYKDPLQWQPFPEVLDTLARVKERGLIQGVVSDWGSDLLPILHAHEITIMMDFVVASAVVGSSKPHREIFMYALGRAGVRPEETIYVGDSYLADVLGSRGAGLHPVLIDRDGKAPKIDAPVVTSLLDLLDVADTLSAAS
- a CDS encoding glycosyltransferase family 39 protein, with product MTSGVRATATPGTLVDRVREFVDQHWWALDAVLIAVLLIIAGVLRLVLLGDIPYGVHPDEAQVGTDAHRIVDGDLWAVYTTAALGQPTGHAYFSTPSIWLLGDTAFALRLPLALVGLAAIPLLYAFVRTSFGRTEAFFAGAMLALSYWHLLYSRVAHWSISYGTVILAVLLCTMLGRNTKQRWWFVAGGVLLGLGIYTYNIYPIAVVAVLVFIGIMWLIDWRNRDDRRWWLGSTLAFGAAAFVVALPMFIYLSNPDAYYWKHIDNYQEVGVARSAEWDDASFAGKIRLTGEQAWTFFRTYTHDADWDIVDANGIRPVFDPLTLILIVAGLLFAWRHRRDPVVIAALCCALIIPLPAVTQNGSIMRQPVAAAPFVMLIAALPLAAVWRAGLDDRRRRTIAFGSVAVVLAVLTATTVRDYFWTWREHPFVREIYFSEFTTVSTFMDGFGDDAYFYLYSDRAPLSQETRQYLAPDAEGEDRSFEFSNAEASIEDIDRGREAVFVLLEPYFDLLPQIEARYPGGRAVEATRDGKIEFYAYVLPAVEDGRSVGPP